The following proteins come from a genomic window of Candidatus Tanganyikabacteria bacterium:
- a CDS encoding M28 family peptidase, which produces MKARTPFLLALLIVSATGMAARANPAPAAARPLFDGQRAWKHLEAQLAFGPRCPGCPGHARTRAWLVKELRALTPRVTVDEFTGSLDGKPVKLFNIIADIGPAGPRPILLGAHWDTRPWAERDPDPARRNTPIPGANDGASGVAVLLEVARVVRPNVPVRLVFFDGEDLGQGYDGFFQGSRRFADRLGANKPRWGLIVDMVGDADLRIEKEEFSRHMAAAVVERVWNEASRSGYARYFKDNPGPRIFDDHWPLLNAGVQVADLIDFDYPWWHTTYDTAERCSPASLEVVGRVVVGVVEAER; this is translated from the coding sequence TTGAAGGCGCGCACTCCCTTCCTGCTGGCGCTGTTGATCGTGAGCGCCACGGGCATGGCCGCCCGGGCGAACCCGGCGCCCGCCGCGGCGCGCCCCCTGTTCGACGGCCAGCGCGCCTGGAAGCACCTGGAGGCGCAACTGGCCTTCGGCCCGCGTTGCCCGGGGTGCCCCGGCCACGCAAGGACGCGGGCCTGGCTGGTCAAGGAGTTGCGGGCGCTTACCCCCCGCGTGACCGTCGACGAGTTCACCGGTTCCCTCGACGGCAAGCCCGTGAAGCTGTTCAACATCATCGCGGACATCGGGCCCGCCGGCCCGCGGCCGATCCTGCTGGGCGCCCACTGGGACACCCGGCCCTGGGCCGAGCGCGATCCCGATCCGGCCAGGCGCAACACGCCGATTCCCGGGGCGAACGACGGCGCCTCGGGGGTGGCGGTGCTGCTGGAAGTGGCGCGGGTGGTGCGGCCGAATGTTCCGGTGCGCCTGGTCTTCTTCGACGGAGAGGATCTCGGGCAAGGCTATGACGGGTTCTTCCAGGGTTCGCGCCGCTTCGCGGACAGGCTCGGCGCAAACAAGCCGCGCTGGGGGCTGATCGTGGACATGGTGGGCGACGCCGACCTGCGGATCGAGAAGGAAGAATTTTCCAGGCACATGGCCGCGGCGGTGGTGGAACGGGTGTGGAACGAGGCGTCCCGGTCGGGCTACGCCCGCTACTTCAAGGACAATCCGGGGCCACGGATCTTCGACGACCACTGGCCATTGCTAAACGCGGGCGTGCAGGTCGCCGATCTCATCGACTTCGACTACCCCTGGTGGCACACGACCTACGACACGGCCGAGCGCTGCTCGCCCGCCTCCCTGGAGGTGGTGGGCCGGGTCGTGGTGGGCGTCGTGGAAGCCGAACGCTAA